The genomic region tggcattgcactctgtgctcacacacttggacaataagaacacctatgcacgtatgctgtttgttgacttcagctcagcattcaataccatcattccatccaagCTAATATGCAAACTCCTAGATCTGGGCATgaacacctccacctgcaactgggtcatggactttctgaccaaaagaccccagcaggttcgatctggctccatttgctccaacaccatcacactcaacactggtgtaccacagggctgtgtgctgagcccttcctctactccctcttcacctccgactgcaggcctgtgaatggatctaactccatcatcaagtttgcagatgacactaccgtgattggtctcatcaccaacaatgatgagactgcctacagggaggagatccagcacctagccacatggtgcaacaacaataacctgctccttaacacctccaagacaaaggagcttattgtggacttcaggaaggaggcaagaggtacacatgacaccacccacatcaacgggatggctgttgagcgtgtctccagtttcaagttcctggggatccacatctcggcAGACCTGTCTtggaacatcaacacctccagcctggtcaagaaggctcaccagcctcttttcctgaggacacttaaaaaatcagctctcctcggatatcctggtgaacttctaccgctgcgcagtagagagcatcctgaccagctgtgtcacagtctggtatgggagctgctctgctgcagagcgaaggcactgcagcgggtggtgaaaactgcccagcgcatcacagggactccactcccagccatggaggacatccaaaagaaacgctgtctgcgccgagctcgcagcattcttaaggactcctctcatcccgcccacagactgttcactcttctgccctctggcaggcgtttcaggtgcctccggaccaggaccagcagactaaagaacagcttttttcctagagctgtctctttagtgaactctgacactcactgatacactactacattccccccacacctcacactctttgctaatggactctctgaacaaaaacttatgctcaccaagacactgatcatttctcacctcacactttgttgttgcacggactgtttacacaaaccttgctcatttgcacactgctctttttttattgctgctcaccataaacttatcaccactgtacatatacctgttctctgtttatagctatagcaatattattatgtccactgcttacatccttctgtaaatctctgtgtatagtaataggcatctgtatagcatgttcataatacatttatatatatatatacatctgtatattattgttcatagtacatatatactcatctgtaattatatttatatttatagtatatatatatatacactactctgtatattgtgttttacatatataacatatattcatctgtatacaacatttatagtacatattcatcttttaattactgtttatagtctttattttatttaactgtaaattcatgttaaatctatatatcctgcacttgctgttattgcactctggttagacccaaactgcatttcgttgcattgtacttgtacatgtgtaatgacaataaagttgaatctaatctaatctaatctaatctaatctaatacagaaaaaattactgacaaacacattttagtgtttttacaAAGTATATATTATGtctgaaaagaaatataaaaatacaaactggCTATACCaccatatttaaaatattaacgGTATGAAAACATTCCTGCAAAAATTAGAGAATAAATAACGTTTATTtagcagttatttattttagttattgaAATAGTAGCTCTTTAtgcaatttaattaaaaaggctttcatttaagttcatttagCAGGTGCTTTACCCATCATTTGCTTTTTAGTGTTTTTCTCTGGTTCCAGTATGATTATATAACACTTTGGAACAAATATGCAGAATAATAATCCAAAGCTTGATgttaaaatggcaaaaatctccacagctACAGTGAATTTTCCAGGAGAGCTGACATAAGCTGGAATAAAGGTGATCCACACTGCACAGAATATGAGTATACTGAATGTGATGAATTTTGCTTCATTGAAATTGTCAGGTAGCTTCCGTGCcagaaaagccaaaataaaacacaaaagagcCAGAAGTCCTATATAACCCAGCACAGCCCAGAAACCTATAGCTGAACCTACATTACACTCTAATATGATCTTTTCCTTGTAATACTTCATATTTTTATAGGGAAAGGGAGGAGATATTGTTAACCAAAGTATACAAATGATGACCTGTACAAGAGTGAAGGCAAGTACACTGAGTCTCTGCTGTAGAGGCCCAAACCATTTCATGACATTACTACCAGGAAGTGTAGCTCTGAAGGCCATTAACACGACTACAGTTTTCCCCAGAACACAGGAAATACAGAGGACAAATGTGATTCCAAAAGCTGTGTGGCGCAGCATACAGGACCATGCAGAAGGCTGACCAATGAATGTTATCGAACAAAGGAAACACAAAGTCAGAGAGAACAGGAGCAAGAAGCTCAGTTCAGAATTATTTGCTCTAACAATTGGTGTGTCCTTGTGTTTAAAGAAGATTACAGCAATAAAGATGGTAAGTGAAACTCctaacaaagaaaatgatacAAGGATGATTCCCATTATTTCTTGAAATGACAGAAATTCCACCAACTTTAAGATACAAGCAGTTTTCTtgtcattagaccacagttCAGGTGGGCAACTGATGCAAGTTATTGAATCTGGagaagaaaaatttaaatatgaatgtaagtcattttctttcttctaaaATGTATGAAGTGAATCAGAATCTATTTGAAATAACGgttaattattagtaaatgtatgtaatatgcATAATACCTGATATATTACTGATTTCCCCCTCTGCACATGGTATACAGTCAAAGCAGCAGATTGGCCTTCCTTTCTGTACAGCCTTCCTGGTGCCTGGGAGGCAACTGGGACTACACACAGAGACTGGCacctaaaaaacatttttgctgtATCTACTTTTGacaatttctttctattttattgttttcttataTAGATAGTGTTATTTACCTGTGATTTGTTGTGGGCCCAGGTTATACTAATGTTGTTAAATGATAACTGATTGTGTATTTGCAGAGAGTCATCATAGAAGCCCACTTTAACAAACACTGCTTTACCATCTTTGCTTTGTTGCCAATTCAGCAGTTCATACCTTGCTGCAGGGTCTCCATTTTCATCAAAGTATACATCCTCTCCATTTGTAGTGGTGAAATGAAGCTTCTTTAACTCATTCACTACCTAAATAATGAATGACATACTCTTCAATGATAATTATAGGCATTTGTTAGTCTTCAGGCTATATTGTTACACTTACCTGCCATGGTTTATTAGTCATGTTTGCACATGCAATAACACCTTCTtgttcactttctctcttaGAACAACCGTATGTGTTATGCAGTGCATAAGCCACAGCATAAACAGCCTTGTAAACATTATTTGCAACTCGTAACTCTGAAACATCTGTGTAAAGGTTTTGAACTTGACTGAGACTTTCATTACCTTTGCACATTTGCTCTATCTTGACATTTTCCTGTTTGGGAAGCTTACATTCAAATATTGTCTCCCAAAGCTCTTTGAAAATAGTTGGATCAGAAGCTGGATTAAGTTTGGTCAGAAATTCATTTAGTCCATTGATTTGAGCTTTTGGCATAGCAAAACCCATTGATCCTTTCAGCAGATGCTGCCATTGGATATTAACTGGATCAGAAATCCAGGACTCACTTCCAATCCACTGATACCCAGTCATGTTTTGTAAGACCATTTCCTTTAGAAGAACAGCAAGGTCAGAGGTTGAGAGATATGCTACAATAACTTTGGAGGTTGAAACCTTAATCATCTCAACTACTTTTAGAATTTTTTCTCGGGGGTCCGTCCTAAAGAATGCTTTTGAATACTCAACACAGATTCCCTCTTCTTTGGCTGCAATGATGAATTCATTTATGCCATTGTTTCCATAATCATTATCACTGCATATAGCTCCTACCCAGGTCCAGCCAAAATGCCTGACTAACTTAGCCAAAGCTCTGCTCTGGTAATAATCACTGGGAACAGTTCTGAAGAATGATGGATGTTTTTTCTTATCACTTAGGCATGCACATGTAGCAAAGTGGCTGACCTGCAATCAAAAGATTTTGATTATGTTAATCATGTGCATTATAATGGTCATCAATAATTTTACAATTGTAAGCattagtttaaaaatatttttttatttacacaaattaatTCTTACCACAGGTATGTCTAAAGGTCCAACAGTCACAGACATGGCAATTGATGGGCTGGAGGCTGTTTGTCCAATGATTGCTTGAATTGTATTAGGTTTGGAGCAAGACATTACagctgtgttttctttattgccATTAACTAAGGACAAGGAGGCTCTTGTAGTTATTTCTGCTGATCCACAGGAATCATAAATGTTATATCCCAATTTGACTCCAGGAAGAATATCAGTTCTGTTGTTGATTTCCTCAATAGCAAAAACCATTGTTTGTGCATTCTGAAATTCACGGAGGCTCAAActacaggaagaaaaaaaaatggatagcAATTCAGTAAACtctgtaattattaataaacaagtgGGTAGCTGTTGTATTTTCAGTTAACTAATATATTACTTCTACAAATATATATCACCTATAGAATGGATATAATTCAATTTACCAATTCCTACTAAGTTTAGATTCTAGTAATATGTTCTCACCTTATACATTTTGGTTGTTGGAGCCCAGATGTAAAGACATGTGTTGTCAGGTCCCATTTGACA from Silurus meridionalis isolate SWU-2019-XX chromosome 13, ASM1480568v1, whole genome shotgun sequence harbors:
- the LOC124395889 gene encoding extracellular calcium-sensing receptor-like; translated protein: MSCSKPNTIQAIIGQTASSPSIAMSVTVGPLDIPVVVNELKKLHFTTTNGEDVYFDENGDPAARYELLNWQQSKDGKAVFVKVGFYDDSLQIHNQLSFNNISITWAHNKSQVPVSVCSPSCLPGTRKAVQKGRPICCFDCIPCAEGEISNISDSITCISCPPELWSNDKKTACILKLVEFLSFQEIMGIILVSFSLLGVSLTIFIAVIFFKHKDTPIVRANNSELSFLLLFSLTLCFLCSITFIGQPSAWSCMLRHTAFGITFVLCISCVLGKTVVVLMAFRATLPGSNVMKWFGPLQQRLSVLAFTLVQVIICILWLTISPPFPYKNMKYYKEKIILECNVGSAIGFWAVLGYIGLLALLCFILAFLARKLPDNFNEAKFITFSILIFCAVWITFIPAYVSSPGKFTVAVEIFAILTSSFGLLFCIFVPKCYIIILEPEKNTKKQMMGKAPAK